A segment of the Tepidibacillus fermentans genome:
GATTTCCTTGTCCCATACGAATCGTCGTTAACATAAAGTCTCCTTTTTCCCGATACCCTTTTTCAACCGTAATGATCGGTCTTAACTTTACAGCAACTCCAGGCGAAGCAATATAGTAGGGAATAGGAATATAAAAAGACAGGTATCCCAAAACAATAAGCAGAAGGAATAGCCATTGAAGTCGTTTCATTTTAAAAATCAAGTATTTTTTCTTTAATAGATCATTCATGTGTATCCTCCCATTGCTGGATTAAACTTTTAATTTCATTCATTGATTCTTTGGCAATTCGATAACCTTCTGCAATAATATTTTCAATATTTGTAAAAGAAATAGAGCTATTATGACCAACTTCAGGACGTATCACATAATCCGCTGCAATAATTTGATGATAAAGATTTTGTCTCTCCATAATATCAATCGTTTGCGCGATCACATCAAAAATCGAGTTCACCTTCATCTTTGAGTCATATAGCCCAACATCCACAGCGATGACAAAGTCTGCCCCCATATCACGTACCGCATGAACGGGAACACGGTCAATGACCCCACCATCTACTAATATCCGTCCATTTACTGTCTCAGGAACGAATATTCCTGGTATAGAGATACTTGCACGAACCGCTTGAAAAATGGGTCCTTCACGAAATACTACCCGCTCCCCATTTTCAATATCTGTCGCAACTATC
Coding sequences within it:
- a CDS encoding patatin-like phospholipase family protein produces the protein MNRLEVMTMKPKIGLALGSGGARGLAHIGVLRVLEEHNIPIDYISGSSMGSLVGALYANGNDLNMLEKLAIHLKRKYWVDFSVSKLGLVSGEKIKELIRILTHGKNIEDLSIPLAIVATDIENGERVVFREGPIFQAVRASISIPGIFVPETVNGRILVDGGVIDRVPVHAVRDMGADFVIAVDVGLYDSKMKVNSIFDVIAQTIDIMERQNLYHQIIAADYVIRPEVGHNSSISFTNIENIIAEGYRIAKESMNEIKSLIQQWEDTHE